One Paenibacillus riograndensis SBR5 DNA segment encodes these proteins:
- a CDS encoding Gfo/Idh/MocA family protein, producing MSNTKVISIGMIGAGWVAEHGHLPGFLSLEGVSIGAVYDPDASRAAHLAEQAGAKACTSLSEIDEIPLDAVLVCTPNHTHYELAKHFLQQGIHVLCEKPMTTTAEEAGSLRRIAESSGAVLLMGFVNRYRDDIRELRSRITSGQIGDVQICEVIWRRKKGIPRPGSWFTQQKMSGGGVLIDLGSHMIDQMLFLTDAPEPVACLAGLHSRPAQEGDYSNWLGSNESVTLEVEDTAIGMIQFANGMLGRIHVSWQDDVEGDFVEIHLKGSRGSLSLRTLFGFSNQGLYKQPSLQFTPAGQEPEWFTFPPKTDVLIDFRRQASHFAECIREAKQPDITAEDGEKAIRLIQLLYQSAHKGLVAT from the coding sequence GTGTCCAATACAAAAGTTATTTCCATTGGAATGATCGGAGCAGGCTGGGTTGCCGAGCATGGTCATCTCCCCGGCTTTTTATCGCTGGAGGGCGTATCCATTGGGGCTGTTTATGATCCGGATGCGTCCCGGGCCGCTCATTTGGCTGAACAGGCAGGCGCGAAGGCGTGCACCAGCCTTTCTGAAATTGATGAAATCCCATTAGATGCTGTCCTGGTGTGCACGCCCAACCACACGCATTACGAACTAGCCAAGCACTTTCTGCAGCAAGGAATCCATGTTCTGTGTGAGAAACCTATGACTACAACCGCCGAAGAAGCCGGCTCATTGCGAAGGATCGCAGAGTCTTCAGGGGCTGTGCTGTTAATGGGATTCGTGAACCGTTACCGGGACGACATCCGTGAATTGCGCTCAAGAATCACATCGGGACAGATTGGAGATGTACAGATATGTGAGGTCATCTGGCGCAGAAAAAAAGGGATTCCCCGCCCCGGAAGCTGGTTTACGCAGCAAAAGATGTCTGGAGGCGGTGTGCTTATTGACCTTGGCAGCCACATGATTGACCAGATGCTCTTTCTGACGGATGCCCCGGAGCCGGTTGCTTGTCTGGCCGGCCTCCATTCCCGGCCGGCTCAGGAGGGCGATTATTCCAACTGGCTCGGCAGCAACGAATCAGTGACGCTTGAGGTTGAAGATACGGCTATAGGGATGATTCAGTTTGCCAATGGAATGCTGGGCCGGATTCATGTGAGCTGGCAGGATGATGTGGAGGGTGATTTTGTGGAGATCCACCTGAAAGGCAGCAGGGGCAGCCTGAGCCTGCGGACCCTGTTTGGCTTCAGCAATCAGGGCTTGTACAAACAGCCATCCCTGCAGTTCACCCCGGCAGGCCAAGAGCCGGAATGGTTTACGTTCCCGCCGAAAACGGATGTGCTCATTGATTTCCGGCGGCAAGCATCTCATTTCGCCGAGTGCATCCGGGAGGCGAAGCAGCCTGACATTACCGCAGAGGATGGGGAAAAGGCCATCCGGCTGATTCAGCTTCTCTATCAATCTGCACATAAAGGGCTTGTGGCCACATGA
- a CDS encoding non-ribosomal peptide synthetase: MHRTIQTPRDEIEEKLKAVWREVLQIDEVGINDHFFEVGGHSLKALELEVRIGIEFDTEISLENIFGHLTIKELADYICSSEKDKLSVIKPALERAYYPVSWTQKNMYFSAASGIEQYVMDMRKLDDDLDPDDLEQAFYTIIKRHRLLRTTFEIRDEEVVQRVHDETQWFRVKVWEVPLEKERQEAFIRNCVEEFDRPYSLHELPLFRIGLIRVPQQGCLLLIHFHHIIFDAYSIKLVYQELECIRQGKLLPPLHLQYADYCLWQKELEATVEYEKRRAFWLDMFAGEHPQLNLPFDRPRSTRLISAYGVRNIRLKRGLIEQIYNTATRYQATPSIFLTAVYGLLLSKYTAQSDISLGILSSRRYSGLENSIGVFIRPVPVRFQVAADQTFSKYLEQVKKQFISVLEHQECDVNEIEEEICRQKGVSRTEHPLYRVSLNFHTELESILESLIPGEDDVLQTRNTLDIACGFYMLDGGDACLNMEYNLELFDPGTIERMGDHFMGLLEAVLSEPERKVGRFSLLSHEELHQIMHIFNDTASELAVEQTLQAVFEQQAKKSGDSIAVKYKDRSLTYRELNQRSNQLSRVLMDNGVGAGSVVGIWLERSLEMMVGLLAILKAGGAYLPIGPDYPPDRVSFVLEDSQAGVVLIDSATRPDGLKPEYRWLNIQDPALYQGDDSNPAPRSGPGDLAYIIYTSGSTGAPKGVMIEHRSVINRIAWMHRQFPIGEADCILQKTPYTFDVSVWELFGWYYNGASLCFLPPGTEKDPEMILATIAREQITLIHFVPSLLNGLLSYVEPRMAAEGKRLSSLRYLFVSGEALLPGTVNLFNQTLFPANTTRLINLYGPTEATVEVSWFDCSAGAGESDSHIHIPIGKPIDNIRLYIVNGEDELQPIGVPGELLISGIGVARGYVNRAGLTADKFCQDPWVKGNRIYRTGDLARWMPDGNIGYLGRMDEQVKIRGVRIELGEIENTALQWHEVEAAVAAVKEIGAGDQALCLYYVPKHGLDSGELRSYLGQKLPRLMVPDYIMEVPKIPLNSSGKADRKLLPVPEIVANQAGDELPADEIELKLAEICREVLHLAAVGVRTNLFSVGANSLRIILMAARIRQEMGIDLPVSEVYTKQTIAEIAAYIRTEISQAPLSSEHDLILIHKGAAEAPFLFFIHDISGSIDAYFGLAARLGDKYTCYGVPAEITDGQWRHGVTVEELAKSYLAKIKKIQEDGPYSLAGWSLGGLLAYETAKQIEAEGDEVNLLALIDSSHPGMHRHLQTPDEAEIESFRRQLEGALPAFEWITGLRDETTLYGLYKKLARHMEESGLGYEALETLVPVEIMRAIPAYAQRNTNDFYHYVNLFLDLQNAYVHYNPARKVFAQAYLIKAAESRGVEANGWNAFFYRPVIFREVEGDHYSVFREPDLAGLAAVFETIGIQGTE, translated from the coding sequence ATGCATCGAACGATCCAGACCCCTAGGGATGAAATCGAGGAAAAGCTCAAAGCGGTTTGGAGAGAAGTCCTTCAAATCGATGAGGTTGGGATAAACGATCATTTTTTCGAAGTGGGCGGCCATTCATTAAAAGCCTTAGAGCTTGAGGTCAGAATTGGAATCGAGTTCGATACCGAAATCTCCCTGGAGAATATTTTTGGACACCTGACGATCAAGGAGCTTGCTGACTATATTTGCAGTTCAGAGAAAGACAAGCTCTCAGTCATTAAACCTGCCTTGGAAAGAGCCTATTACCCGGTTTCCTGGACTCAAAAAAACATGTATTTCTCCGCGGCCAGCGGTATAGAGCAGTACGTCATGGATATGCGCAAACTGGATGATGACCTTGATCCGGACGATCTGGAGCAGGCTTTCTACACCATCATTAAGCGGCACCGGCTGCTGCGGACTACATTCGAGATCAGAGATGAGGAAGTCGTGCAGAGGGTGCATGACGAAACCCAGTGGTTCCGGGTCAAGGTCTGGGAAGTGCCTCTGGAGAAAGAACGGCAGGAGGCATTTATCCGCAATTGTGTGGAGGAATTCGACCGGCCCTATTCGCTCCATGAGCTTCCTCTGTTTCGTATTGGACTTATTCGTGTCCCCCAACAAGGCTGTCTGCTGCTTATCCATTTTCATCATATTATCTTTGATGCGTATTCCATTAAGCTGGTGTATCAGGAACTGGAATGCATCCGGCAGGGAAAGCTGCTCCCGCCTCTCCATCTGCAATACGCCGATTATTGCCTATGGCAAAAGGAACTGGAAGCAACCGTGGAGTATGAAAAAAGACGGGCCTTCTGGCTGGATATGTTTGCCGGTGAACATCCGCAATTGAATTTACCGTTTGACCGACCGCGCTCCACTCGTTTGATATCGGCCTACGGAGTCCGGAATATCCGTCTGAAGCGCGGGCTTATTGAACAAATCTATAATACAGCCACCCGTTATCAGGCCACTCCGAGTATTTTTTTGACCGCCGTGTACGGGTTGCTTCTCTCTAAATATACTGCACAGTCCGATATTTCGCTCGGCATACTCTCCTCGCGCAGGTACAGCGGATTAGAGAACAGCATCGGTGTTTTTATTCGTCCGGTACCCGTCCGGTTTCAGGTGGCTGCGGATCAGACCTTTTCCAAATATCTGGAGCAGGTGAAGAAGCAATTCATCAGCGTACTTGAGCACCAGGAATGCGATGTCAATGAAATAGAGGAAGAGATTTGCCGCCAGAAAGGGGTCTCCAGGACAGAACATCCGCTGTATCGTGTCTCATTAAATTTTCATACGGAGCTGGAATCGATATTAGAATCACTTATCCCTGGGGAAGACGATGTGCTGCAGACCCGGAATACGCTGGATATCGCCTGCGGCTTCTACATGCTAGATGGCGGGGACGCGTGCCTGAACATGGAATACAATCTTGAGTTGTTTGATCCCGGCACGATAGAGCGAATGGGGGACCACTTTATGGGACTGCTGGAAGCGGTCCTGTCAGAACCGGAGCGCAAGGTGGGCCGGTTCAGTCTGCTGTCACACGAAGAGCTGCACCAGATTATGCATATATTTAACGATACCGCCTCAGAGCTTGCCGTGGAGCAAACCTTGCAGGCGGTTTTTGAACAGCAGGCAAAGAAATCCGGAGACAGCATTGCGGTCAAATATAAGGATCGCTCGCTCACGTACCGGGAACTGAACCAAAGGTCCAACCAATTGTCGCGGGTGCTTATGGATAATGGGGTGGGTGCCGGTTCGGTTGTCGGAATATGGCTGGAGCGGTCCCTTGAGATGATGGTCGGCCTCCTGGCGATTCTGAAGGCAGGGGGAGCGTACCTGCCAATAGGTCCGGACTATCCGCCGGATCGGGTGTCCTTTGTATTGGAGGATAGTCAGGCTGGAGTTGTGCTTATCGATTCGGCAACCAGGCCGGACGGCCTGAAACCGGAATACCGGTGGCTCAATATCCAAGATCCGGCGCTCTACCAGGGAGACGATAGCAATCCCGCACCGCGAAGCGGACCCGGAGATCTGGCATACATTATCTATACTTCCGGCTCCACTGGTGCGCCCAAAGGCGTCATGATCGAGCATCGTTCCGTGATCAACCGGATTGCCTGGATGCACAGGCAGTTTCCAATCGGAGAGGCGGACTGTATCCTCCAAAAGACACCTTATACATTTGATGTTTCCGTTTGGGAGCTTTTCGGCTGGTATTATAACGGGGCCAGCCTTTGTTTTTTGCCGCCCGGCACGGAAAAGGACCCTGAAATGATCTTGGCAACGATTGCCCGTGAACAGATTACGCTCATACACTTTGTCCCCTCCCTGCTGAACGGCCTTCTGTCCTATGTGGAGCCGCGTATGGCAGCGGAGGGGAAACGGCTGTCCAGTCTGCGTTACCTGTTCGTGAGCGGGGAAGCGCTTCTTCCCGGCACCGTGAACCTGTTTAATCAAACCCTCTTTCCGGCCAACACCACCAGGCTGATCAATCTTTACGGGCCGACGGAAGCGACTGTGGAGGTCTCATGGTTTGATTGCTCCGCAGGCGCCGGGGAAAGTGATTCCCATATCCACATCCCGATCGGGAAACCCATTGACAATATCCGCTTGTACATCGTTAACGGGGAGGATGAGCTGCAGCCCATCGGAGTTCCCGGCGAACTGCTTATTTCCGGAATTGGGGTCGCACGCGGGTATGTGAACCGCGCCGGTCTGACAGCGGACAAATTTTGTCAGGACCCTTGGGTCAAAGGCAATCGAATATACCGGACAGGCGATTTGGCCCGTTGGATGCCGGATGGGAATATCGGGTACCTGGGCAGAATGGACGAGCAGGTGAAAATCCGCGGGGTGCGCATCGAGCTGGGGGAAATCGAAAATACAGCGCTCCAATGGCATGAGGTTGAGGCTGCAGTTGCAGCCGTCAAGGAGATCGGCGCCGGGGATCAGGCGCTTTGCCTGTATTATGTGCCTAAGCACGGACTGGACTCCGGGGAGTTGAGAAGCTATCTCGGCCAAAAGCTTCCACGGCTGATGGTGCCGGATTATATCATGGAGGTTCCGAAGATTCCGCTCAATTCCAGCGGAAAAGCCGACAGGAAGCTTTTGCCGGTACCGGAGATTGTAGCCAATCAGGCCGGAGATGAGCTGCCTGCAGATGAGATCGAGCTAAAGCTGGCAGAAATTTGCCGGGAGGTGCTGCACCTCGCAGCGGTTGGCGTCCGTACCAATCTGTTTTCGGTTGGAGCCAATTCCCTGAGGATTATCCTGATGGCAGCCAGAATCCGTCAGGAGATGGGGATAGATCTGCCGGTGAGCGAGGTTTATACGAAACAGACGATTGCTGAAATAGCGGCATACATCCGGACTGAGATTTCGCAAGCGCCTTTAAGCAGTGAACATGATCTGATCCTGATTCACAAGGGGGCGGCGGAGGCTCCTTTTCTTTTTTTTATTCACGATATCAGCGGAAGCATCGACGCTTATTTCGGGCTTGCGGCCCGTCTGGGCGACAAGTATACCTGCTACGGTGTCCCGGCAGAGATCACCGACGGTCAATGGCGGCACGGCGTCACTGTGGAGGAGCTTGCCAAATCCTATCTTGCCAAAATCAAAAAAATTCAGGAAGACGGCCCGTACTCGCTGGCCGGCTGGAGTTTAGGCGGCCTGCTGGCGTATGAGACCGCCAAGCAGATTGAAGCTGAAGGCGATGAGGTGAACCTGCTCGCCTTGATTGACTCCTCCCACCCGGGAATGCACCGGCATCTGCAAACACCCGATGAGGCAGAGATTGAAAGCTTCAGACGGCAGCTGGAGGGGGCACTGCCTGCTTTTGAATGGATAACCGGGCTGAGGGATGAAACCACATTATACGGTTTATACAAGAAGCTTGCCCGGCACATGGAAGAAAGCGGCCTTGGCTATGAGGCACTGGAAACGCTGGTCCCCGTGGAAATTATGCGGGCAATTCCAGCGTATGCGCAGCGCAACACAAACGACTTCTACCATTATGTGAATCTGTTTCTCGACCTGCAGAATGCCTATGTTCATTACAATCCGGCGCGTAAGGTATTCGCACAGGCGTATTTGATTAAGGCGGCAGAATCCAGAGGGGTCGAAGCAAACGGTTGGAACGCATTTTTTTACCGTCCCGTCATCTTCCGGGAAGTTGAAGGCGATCATTATTCTGTCTTCAGGGAACCGGATCTTGCCGGTTTAGCTGCAGTCTTTGAAACCATAGGTATTCAGGGTACAGAGTAG
- a CDS encoding ROK family protein produces MTDALVSIDMGGSAARLAIFDRKVMKMEDSVKIDLGAGTEPLEAVSQLAGVIGRWEQAHKGEIHTVVAGLAGLHDAAGTITTWPNRPAWNGFPFREAFTSATSKPVILFDDANLAAMGEYRFGLAHPVSPLLYVVVGTGIGSALVMQGDVYEGARGASGELGHITVDPNGEPCPCGGFGCLQLYASGRAIERMAAAKGLPITKASDVFRLAAQGNEAARRIIQDSIRLLAIGIANAVRLLDPVSVVVGGGMVSRFPEDYRSLEKAVQQLLGTLPQKNVQVSLSVLGDDAALWGGLAYGLQQVSIKNKEMEGVHNE; encoded by the coding sequence ATGACCGATGCTCTGGTCTCAATCGATATGGGAGGCTCGGCGGCGAGGCTGGCCATCTTCGACAGGAAGGTTATGAAAATGGAGGACTCCGTCAAAATTGACCTGGGAGCTGGGACGGAACCGCTTGAAGCGGTCTCGCAGCTCGCCGGTGTCATCGGCAGATGGGAGCAGGCCCATAAAGGGGAGATTCATACCGTGGTGGCCGGTCTGGCAGGATTGCACGATGCGGCCGGAACCATCACCACTTGGCCGAACCGCCCTGCCTGGAACGGGTTTCCTTTTCGTGAAGCATTCACAAGCGCAACAAGCAAGCCCGTCATTCTGTTTGATGATGCCAATTTGGCGGCTATGGGCGAATACCGCTTTGGATTGGCCCATCCCGTGAGTCCTCTGCTGTATGTAGTAGTGGGAACAGGGATTGGCAGCGCCCTGGTTATGCAGGGGGACGTATATGAAGGGGCAAGGGGAGCCAGCGGTGAACTGGGCCATATTACGGTGGACCCCAATGGAGAGCCTTGCCCCTGCGGCGGATTCGGCTGCTTGCAATTGTATGCGTCCGGAAGGGCAATTGAGCGGATGGCGGCAGCCAAAGGCTTGCCTATTACGAAAGCAAGCGATGTGTTCCGTTTGGCTGCTCAAGGAAATGAAGCGGCCCGGAGGATCATTCAAGATTCGATCAGGCTGCTTGCCATCGGGATTGCCAATGCCGTCCGCTTGCTGGACCCGGTTTCGGTGGTGGTAGGCGGCGGAATGGTGAGCAGGTTTCCTGAAGATTATCGTTCCTTGGAGAAGGCCGTCCAGCAGCTTTTGGGAACCTTGCCGCAAAAAAACGTACAGGTATCACTGTCTGTCCTCGGAGACGATGCTGCGCTTTGGGGCGGTCTTGCTTATGGTCTGCAACAAGTATCCATAAAAAATAAAGAAATGGAAGGTGTTCACAATGAGTAA
- a CDS encoding DegT/DnrJ/EryC1/StrS family aminotransferase, whose product MATESEEKELLETLYSNQWWRMTGTKVKEFERVFAEMHNAKYALGVTNGTNAIDLLLKSFKVKEGDEVIVPAFTFISTALPLMSLGAIPVPVDIDPGTFCLDPEKVREAVTERTVGIIPVHMAGHLCDMDRLLDIASEFNLFIMEDACHAHGGEWKGKRAGSIGDAGVFSFQQFKLMTAGEGGALITNSQELYDQAFLYHNVGRPFGDKKYQHLVEGTNYRFSEFQAAVLLPQAGRLAEQNQRRERNAQILNEEIQTIEGIVPQGRLEACTLHTHYMYMFYYNPGKFGGISRERFVEMLNEQGIPAYIAYAQIHDTPIFKEFAASLDDSYSFPNQLDCPASKKVAEEVIWIHHRALLGDEEATRGIAQTIREIQAGVAARI is encoded by the coding sequence ATGGCCACCGAAAGTGAAGAGAAGGAACTGCTGGAAACGCTGTACAGCAATCAATGGTGGCGCATGACTGGGACGAAGGTGAAGGAGTTTGAACGGGTATTTGCAGAAATGCATAATGCCAAGTATGCACTGGGCGTGACAAACGGTACCAACGCTATCGACCTTCTCCTTAAGAGCTTCAAGGTAAAAGAAGGCGACGAAGTTATTGTTCCTGCATTTACGTTCATCTCCACAGCATTGCCGTTGATGAGTCTTGGGGCCATCCCGGTTCCCGTAGATATTGATCCCGGCACTTTTTGCCTTGATCCGGAGAAAGTACGGGAAGCCGTCACTGAGAGAACGGTAGGCATTATTCCCGTTCATATGGCCGGCCATCTGTGCGATATGGACCGCCTGCTGGACATTGCCAGCGAGTTCAACCTGTTTATCATGGAAGATGCCTGCCATGCGCACGGCGGGGAATGGAAGGGCAAACGTGCCGGAAGCATCGGGGATGCAGGGGTTTTCAGCTTCCAGCAGTTCAAGCTGATGACGGCCGGGGAAGGTGGGGCGCTCATCACCAATTCCCAGGAGCTGTACGATCAAGCCTTTCTGTATCACAATGTAGGCCGTCCTTTCGGAGACAAAAAATATCAGCATCTCGTCGAAGGGACCAATTACCGTTTTTCCGAATTCCAGGCGGCTGTCCTGCTTCCGCAGGCAGGGCGTCTCGCTGAACAAAACCAACGGCGTGAGCGCAATGCGCAGATTCTAAATGAGGAAATCCAAACTATTGAGGGGATCGTCCCGCAGGGCCGCCTGGAAGCATGTACGCTTCATACACATTATATGTACATGTTTTACTACAATCCGGGGAAATTCGGCGGAATCAGCAGAGAGCGGTTTGTTGAGATGCTGAATGAGCAAGGAATCCCTGCATATATTGCCTATGCCCAAATCCACGATACGCCTATTTTCAAAGAGTTTGCCGCCAGCCTGGACGACAGCTATTCCTTCCCGAATCAACTGGATTGCCCGGCCTCCAAGAAGGTAGCGGAGGAAGTGATTTGGATTCATCACCGCGCGTTGCTGGGGGATGAGGAGGCGACGAGAGGAATTGCGCAGACGATCCGTGAAATTCAAGCGGGTGTTGCAGCGAGAATTTAA